The following DNA comes from Enterobacter sp. SA187.
TACAAGGAGAATTATTTCATGCCGCAACCTGATGCTGTTATTCGGATAAAAAACCTGCGCCTGAGGACTTTTATCGGCATCAAAGACGAGGAGATCGCGAACCGACAGGACATCGTGATCAACGTGGTGATCCACTATCCGGCGGAGAAAGCGCGCGCCAGCGAAGACATTAATGATGCGCTGAATTACCGGACGATCACCAAAAGCATTATTCAGCATGTGGAGAATAATCGCTTCTCCCTGCTGGAAAAATTAACCCAGGATGTACTCGATATTGCGCGGGAACATCGCTGGGTGACCTATGCTGAAGCAGAGATCGATAAACTTCACGCCCTGCGTTACGCCGATTCGGTATCCATGACCATGAGCTGGCGGCGCTGAGCGTTAACAGGAGGTTGCATGAGGGTCCTGATTACGGGCGGTACCGGGTTGATTGGCCGCCATCTTATTCCCCGTTTACTTGAACTGGGCCACAGCGTGACCGTAGTGACGCGCAACCCGCACAAGGCGCAGGGCCAGCTCGACGCCCGCGTCACGCTGTGGAAAGGGCTGCACGATCGCACGGATCTGAACGATATCGACGCGGTGATCAATCTGGCGGGCGAGCCCATCGCCGACAAACGCTGGAGCGAGACGCAAAAACAGCGCCTGTGCAACAGCCGCTGGACCATCACCCAAAAGCTTGTCGATTTGATCAAGGCCAGCGACACGCCGCCTGCGGTGCTGATTTCCGGCTCGGCCACCGGCTATTACGGTGATTTAGGGGAAGTGGTGGTTACCGAAGAGGAACCGCCGCACAACGAATTTACCCATAAGCTGTGCGCCCGCTGGGAGCAGATCGCCTGCGGCGCGCAGAGCGAGGCCACCCGCGTCTGTCTGCTGCGTACCGGCGTGGTGCTTGCCCCCAAAGGCGGGATCCTCGGAAAACTGCTGCCGGTGTTTCGCGCCGGTCTTGGCGGCCCCATTGGCAACGGGCGGCAATACATGGCGTGGATCCATATCGACGATATGGTCAACGGCATTCTCTGGCTGCTGGATAACGATCTGCGCGGCCCGTTCAATATGGTCTCGCCTTATCCGGTGCACAATGAACAGTTCGCCCACTCCCTTGGCCATGTGCTGCATCGCCCGACCATCCTGCGCACACCCGCTACCGCCATTCGCCTGCTGATGGGTGAAGCCGCAGTGCTGGTGCTGGGCGGCCAGCGAGCGCTGCCTAAACGGCTGGAGGAATCAGGCTTTGGCTTCCGCTGGTTTGAACTGGAAGACGCGCTGGCGGACGTGGTGCGCTGAATGGTACCGGTAATGGTCACTCTCACCACCCCGCGCCTGACGCTTTCCACCTTTCAGGAAAGCGACTGGCCGTTCTTTTTACGTCTGCGTCAGGATCCTGACAACATGCGCTATATGGCGGATATTGCCGCCGAGGACGAAGTGCGCCATGTGTTTTTCACCCGCCTGAATAACTCCGGGGCCTTTGTCATCCGCCGTCATCACGATGCGACGCCGCTCGGCGATCTCGGGCTGCGTATCAGCTCGCAGAATCCGCTGGAGGCGGATGTCGGCTACAGCGTGGTAAGCGAGGCGCAGGGCCAGGGCATCGCCAGCGAAGCGTTACGGGCGCTGTGTGAGTATGCGTTTGCACAGACGGGCGTGACGGCGCTGAATGCGTATGTGCTGGCGGAAAACCGCGCGTCACAACGGGTGCTGGAAAAACTGGGATTTGTGCAGACGGACGTGCTGCCAAAGGTTTACAGGGTGAACGGCGTGTTTCATGACGACTGCGTGTATCGTCTTGAGCTGGCGGATTTTAAATAAGCCCCTCACCCACAGGATGAGGGGGCCGGTTTACTTCAGCGATCCTTTAAGGAACTGCTGCAAACGCGGGCTTTTCGGGTTGTCGAACAGCTCGGCAGGGGTGCCCTCTTCTTCAATTTTCCCCTGATGCAGGAAAATCACGTGGGAAGATACATGGCGGGCAAAGCCCATTTCGTGGGTGACCACCACCATGGTTTTGCCCTCTTCCGCCAGCTGCTGCATGATGCGCAGCACTTCGCCCACCAGCTCAGGATCCAGCGCCGAGGTTGGCTCGTCGAACAATAACACTTCCGGCTCCATCGCCAGCGCGCGGGCAATGGACACGCGCTGCTGCTGACCGCCGGACAGGTGCACCGGATATTTCCCCTGAGCGCGCTCGTCGATGCCGACTTTCGCCAGATATTTCACCGCCCGCTCGCGGGATTCCTGCTTGCTCAGCCCCAGCACCTGAATGGGCGCTTCCATGACGTTTTCCAGCACCGTCATGTGGCTCCACAGGTTGAAATGCTGGAACACCATGGTCAGGCGGGTACGCAGCAGGCGCAGCTGATTTTTATCGGCCACCTTCAATTGACCGTCTTTATCGCGCACCAGCGTGATGTTCTGCCCGCTGACCACGATCGTCCCTTCGCTCGGTTTTTCGAGGAAGTTAATGCAGCGTAAAAAGGTACTTTTACCGGAGCCGGAGGAGCCGATAATGGTGATCACATCGCCCGCATTCGCCTTCAACGATACGCCTTTCAGCACTTCGTGTTCGCCGTAGT
Coding sequences within:
- the folX gene encoding dihydroneopterin triphosphate 2'-epimerase, producing the protein MPQPDAVIRIKNLRLRTFIGIKDEEIANRQDIVINVVIHYPAEKARASEDINDALNYRTITKSIIQHVENNRFSLLEKLTQDVLDIAREHRWVTYAEAEIDKLHALRYADSVSMTMSWRR
- a CDS encoding TIGR01777 family oxidoreductase codes for the protein MRVLITGGTGLIGRHLIPRLLELGHSVTVVTRNPHKAQGQLDARVTLWKGLHDRTDLNDIDAVINLAGEPIADKRWSETQKQRLCNSRWTITQKLVDLIKASDTPPAVLISGSATGYYGDLGEVVVTEEEPPHNEFTHKLCARWEQIACGAQSEATRVCLLRTGVVLAPKGGILGKLLPVFRAGLGGPIGNGRQYMAWIHIDDMVNGILWLLDNDLRGPFNMVSPYPVHNEQFAHSLGHVLHRPTILRTPATAIRLLMGEAAVLVLGGQRALPKRLEESGFGFRWFELEDALADVVR
- a CDS encoding GNAT family N-acetyltransferase, whose amino-acid sequence is MVTLTTPRLTLSTFQESDWPFFLRLRQDPDNMRYMADIAAEDEVRHVFFTRLNNSGAFVIRRHHDATPLGDLGLRISSQNPLEADVGYSVVSEAQGQGIASEALRALCEYAFAQTGVTALNAYVLAENRASQRVLEKLGFVQTDVLPKVYRVNGVFHDDCVYRLELADFK
- the hisP gene encoding histidine ABC transporter ATP-binding protein HisP, with the protein product MSENKLNVTDLHKHYGEHEVLKGVSLKANAGDVITIIGSSGSGKSTFLRCINFLEKPSEGTIVVSGQNITLVRDKDGQLKVADKNQLRLLRTRLTMVFQHFNLWSHMTVLENVMEAPIQVLGLSKQESRERAVKYLAKVGIDERAQGKYPVHLSGGQQQRVSIARALAMEPEVLLFDEPTSALDPELVGEVLRIMQQLAEEGKTMVVVTHEMGFARHVSSHVIFLHQGKIEEEGTPAELFDNPKSPRLQQFLKGSLK